One region of Herpetosiphon gulosus genomic DNA includes:
- a CDS encoding CsbD family protein produces the protein MSNLGERIKGKAEEIYGDAKERLGDALDNEQMQAEGRATELKGEARQEAAKAAERLGGMTDEAKGNLKQVAGDLLNNEQMQAEGIAEELKGEARRKANQ, from the coding sequence ATGAGTAACTTAGGCGAACGGATTAAAGGTAAAGCTGAAGAAATATATGGCGATGCCAAAGAACGGCTTGGCGATGCCTTAGATAACGAACAAATGCAAGCTGAAGGCCGCGCAACCGAACTCAAAGGCGAAGCTCGCCAAGAGGCCGCCAAAGCCGCCGAACGGCTCGGTGGTATGACCGATGAAGCCAAAGGCAACCTCAAACAAGTAGCTGGCGATTTGTTGAACAACGAACAAATGCAAGCTGAAGGCATCGCTGAAGAGCTTAAAGGCGAAGCCCGCCGTAAAGCCAACCAATAA